A genomic window from Bacillota bacterium includes:
- a CDS encoding UvrD-helicase domain-containing protein: MGDFHENMRVETAYLDKTLAVIRREVEMEAAALAERKSELIALRKEMYENTVHFTNDFTRLTEINQYLSEANYKAASYSIRLKRAEIYRSMISSPYFGRFDFAVDGTTTREKVYVGLHNVIDPKEGAILVYDWRAPISGVFYRYEPGRASYTAPAGEIPGEVLLKRQYKIKDSRLKYFFDCSIRINDEILQQVLSGHASAKMRNIVETIQREQDAVIRDTENELLIVQGVAGSGKTSVALHRVAFLLYEGLNSKLGSNNVIVISPNAVFSRYISGVLPELGEENIERTTFEDIAGRVLGGRIAAETRNEQLECLIGSRNSGEGVIRRQSIEFKGSRTFTQILERLIRHFKRHMVPFKDVYFDGKTLFTGQQLKNLFLNDRTGAPAVKLLKRIEKKILEAVRPLQKQRLEKIEQIVKKNPEHQLEIKSFSRLLAMKENRRFAERLHRFTEIDYLDLYKLLFNDRELLNGLARGLELPGAVEEIISRTRDCLEKGRVEYEDCAPVLYLKLRLEGSGGYPEIRQVVVDEAQDYYPLQYEVFNLLFGDARYTVLGDVHQAVEKDEDPSLYNVVSDIFRKSRTVKIFLNKSYRASFEINAFTNKLLDNKPDLVPFERHEAEPVVVSAVTPEALDAAVERDIAFCLEEGCESVAVICKTRKEAEQLYEKLSKSMDITLIGGNEDEIGGGALVIPVYLAKGLEFDAVLVYGVSRDNYAGELDRRLLYVACTRALHRLTLYYTGEISPFIAAAVDACTNPVPAKYYVDN; encoded by the coding sequence ATGGGTGATTTTCATGAAAACATGCGGGTGGAAACCGCGTACCTGGATAAAACGCTGGCCGTCATCAGACGGGAAGTGGAGATGGAAGCCGCGGCGCTGGCGGAAAGAAAGAGCGAACTGATCGCTCTAAGAAAAGAAATGTATGAGAACACGGTTCATTTTACGAATGATTTTACGAGGCTGACGGAGATCAACCAGTACCTCTCCGAAGCCAATTATAAGGCTGCGAGTTACAGCATCAGACTGAAACGTGCGGAAATATACCGGTCAATGATAAGCTCGCCTTACTTCGGAAGGTTCGATTTCGCGGTAGACGGGACAACCACAAGGGAAAAGGTTTATGTCGGTCTCCATAATGTTATCGACCCCAAAGAAGGCGCCATCCTGGTGTACGATTGGCGGGCGCCGATTTCCGGCGTGTTTTACCGTTATGAACCCGGCAGGGCGTCGTACACCGCTCCTGCCGGCGAGATCCCGGGCGAGGTCCTGCTGAAAAGGCAGTACAAGATTAAAGACTCCAGACTGAAATACTTTTTTGACTGCAGCATCCGGATTAACGATGAAATCCTGCAGCAGGTATTGAGCGGCCACGCGTCGGCGAAGATGCGGAACATCGTTGAGACCATCCAGAGGGAACAGGATGCGGTCATCAGGGACACCGAAAACGAGCTTCTGATTGTGCAGGGTGTGGCGGGAAGCGGCAAGACCTCCGTCGCCCTGCACCGGGTCGCCTTCCTGCTCTATGAAGGCCTGAATTCAAAGCTCGGATCCAACAACGTCATCGTTATTTCTCCCAATGCGGTTTTCAGCAGGTATATTTCCGGCGTCCTGCCCGAGCTCGGCGAGGAGAACATAGAGCGGACGACCTTTGAAGATATCGCAGGCAGGGTTTTGGGAGGCCGGATAGCGGCGGAAACCAGGAACGAGCAGCTCGAGTGTTTGATCGGTTCCCGAAACAGCGGGGAAGGGGTTATTAGGAGACAAAGCATTGAATTTAAAGGGTCGAGGACGTTTACTCAGATTCTCGAGAGGTTGATACGGCATTTTAAACGGCACATGGTTCCCTTCAAAGATGTTTACTTTGATGGAAAAACGCTTTTTACCGGGCAGCAACTGAAAAACCTTTTCCTGAACGATAGAACAGGCGCGCCCGCGGTAAAACTTCTTAAGCGAATTGAGAAGAAGATACTGGAGGCGGTCCGGCCGTTACAGAAGCAAAGGCTTGAAAAGATCGAGCAAATAGTGAAAAAAAACCCCGAGCATCAATTGGAAATAAAGTCTTTCAGCAGGCTTCTTGCGATGAAGGAAAACAGAAGGTTTGCGGAACGGCTGCACAGGTTTACCGAGATCGACTATCTGGACCTGTATAAACTGCTTTTTAACGACCGGGAGCTTTTAAACGGGCTCGCCCGGGGTCTGGAACTGCCCGGGGCCGTGGAAGAGATAATCTCGCGGACAAGGGACTGCCTTGAGAAGGGCAGGGTGGAGTATGAGGACTGCGCCCCTGTCCTGTACCTCAAGCTGAGGCTTGAGGGAAGCGGTGGGTATCCGGAAATCAGGCAGGTGGTCGTAGACGAGGCGCAGGATTATTACCCGCTGCAGTACGAGGTTTTCAACCTGCTGTTCGGGGATGCGCGGTATACCGTATTGGGCGATGTCCACCAGGCTGTTGAAAAGGATGAGGACCCCTCGCTGTACAACGTTGTGAGCGACATTTTCCGCAAGAGCCGGACGGTAAAGATATTTTTGAATAAGAGTTACAGGGCCTCTTTCGAAATCAACGCCTTCACAAACAAGCTGCTGGACAATAAGCCGGACCTCGTCCCATTTGAGAGGCACGAGGCCGAGCCGGTGGTGGTGTCTGCGGTGACGCCCGAGGCGCTCGATGCGGCTGTTGAGCGTGACATCGCCTTTTGTCTGGAAGAGGGCTGCGAGTCCGTCGCTGTGATATGCAAGACCCGGAAAGAGGCGGAGCAGCTGTATGAGAAGCTAAGTAAATCAATGGATATTACCCTCATCGGCGGCAATGAAGACGAAATCGGCGGGGGCGCTTTGGTTATCCCTGTCTACTTGGCCAAAGGTCTTGAATTTGACGCGGTCCTTGTATACGGCGTTTCCAGGGATAATTATGCGGGCGAGCTCGACCGGAGGCTGCTGTATGTAGCCTGTACGAGGGCGCTCCACCGGCTGACGCTTTATTATACCGGTGAAATCAGCCCGTTTATCGCCGCAGCCGTTGACGCTTGCACCAATCCCGTTCCGGCAAAATATTATGTTGATAATTGA